From a single Natronorubrum tibetense GA33 genomic region:
- a CDS encoding alpha/beta fold hydrolase, translating to MGNDVATAMYRNRTDAVTTDRGDGQAVVFAHGTLMDRTMFRPQLEAIAPDYRAVAYDLRARTDQYAPGYDLDDLVADCDALLDGIGEESAVIGGMSMGGFMALRFALAYPERVDGLILIDSMASPHEAAEQETYGQLVEPLEGSTDPTPRSLAEGVTGYLFGETTREENPELVEEWVDRWATYPGAAVYNELHSWLERPDVTERLSEVDVPVLIVHGEEDPSIDPSRAEPMLEELPDARMERIPAAGHTSNLECPEPVNEAIRSFLDERF from the coding sequence ATGGGAAATGATGTAGCGACGGCGATGTATCGAAACAGAACCGACGCCGTCACGACCGACCGAGGCGACGGACAGGCGGTCGTCTTCGCTCACGGAACGCTGATGGATCGAACGATGTTCCGGCCGCAACTCGAGGCGATCGCTCCCGACTACCGGGCGGTCGCCTACGATTTACGCGCACGGACGGATCAGTACGCGCCGGGATACGATCTCGACGATCTGGTCGCGGACTGTGACGCCCTGCTCGATGGGATCGGCGAGGAGAGTGCCGTCATCGGCGGGATGTCGATGGGCGGATTCATGGCGCTACGGTTTGCGCTTGCCTATCCCGAGCGAGTCGACGGGCTGATCCTGATCGACTCGATGGCATCACCGCACGAGGCCGCAGAACAGGAGACGTACGGCCAACTCGTCGAACCCCTCGAAGGGTCGACCGATCCGACCCCGCGGTCGCTGGCGGAGGGCGTCACCGGCTACCTCTTCGGCGAGACGACCCGCGAGGAAAACCCCGAACTCGTCGAAGAGTGGGTCGATCGCTGGGCGACCTATCCCGGCGCGGCGGTCTACAACGAACTCCACTCCTGGCTCGAGCGGCCCGACGTCACCGAACGACTCTCCGAGGTCGACGTGCCCGTCCTCATCGTCCACGGCGAAGAGGATCCCTCGATCGACCCCTCGCGAGCGGAACCGATGCTCGAGGAACTCCCCGACGCCCGCATGGAGCGGATTCCGGCGGCCGGTCACACCTCGAACCTCGAGTGCCCCGAGCCGGTCAACGAAGCGATTCGATCGTTCCTCGACGAGCGATTCTGA
- a CDS encoding bifunctional methylenetetrahydrofolate dehydrogenase/methenyltetrahydrofolate cyclohydrolase, with amino-acid sequence MTEIIDGNAVASQIRDDLTDAIETLADAGARPGLATVLMGDDPASQTYVNMKQRDCEEVGIESIHVDVDGDAPPEELYETIADLNDDPEVHGYIVQAPVPDHVDYREVIRRVDPAKDVDGFHPENVGRVVAGDARFRPCTPHGVQKLLESAGVGTEGKDVTIVGRSDIVGKPLANLLIQKADDGNATVTVCHSRTENLAEKTRSADIVVAAAGVPELIDGSMIGEGSVVIDVGVNRVDADTEKGYELVGDVEFESANEQASAITPVPGGVGPMTRAMLLYNTVKAASMQADVDVKLP; translated from the coding sequence ATGACGGAGATCATCGACGGCAACGCCGTCGCGAGCCAGATTCGTGACGATCTGACGGACGCGATCGAGACGCTCGCCGACGCAGGGGCACGACCGGGACTGGCGACCGTCCTGATGGGTGACGACCCGGCCAGTCAGACCTACGTGAACATGAAACAGCGCGACTGCGAGGAGGTCGGCATCGAGAGCATTCACGTCGATGTCGACGGGGACGCCCCGCCCGAAGAGCTGTACGAGACGATCGCCGATCTCAACGACGATCCGGAGGTCCACGGCTACATCGTCCAGGCACCCGTTCCAGATCACGTCGACTACCGCGAGGTCATCCGCCGCGTCGATCCCGCGAAGGACGTCGACGGCTTCCACCCCGAAAACGTCGGCCGCGTCGTCGCCGGCGACGCTCGGTTCCGACCCTGTACGCCCCACGGCGTCCAGAAGTTACTCGAGAGCGCCGGCGTCGGAACCGAAGGAAAGGACGTAACGATCGTCGGCCGCTCGGATATCGTCGGCAAACCCCTGGCCAACCTGTTGATCCAGAAAGCCGACGACGGCAACGCGACGGTGACGGTCTGTCACTCCCGGACCGAGAACCTCGCCGAAAAGACCCGGAGCGCGGACATCGTTGTCGCCGCCGCCGGGGTTCCCGAACTGATCGACGGCTCGATGATCGGCGAGGGAAGCGTCGTGATCGACGTGGGTGTCAATCGCGTCGATGCCGACACCGAGAAGGGCTACGAACTCGTCGGCGACGTCGAGTTCGAGAGCGCGAACGAACAGGCCAGCGCGATCACGCCGGTTCCCGGCGGCGTCGGTCCCATGACGCGCGCGATGTTATTGTATAACACGGTCAAGGCCGCGAGCATGCAGGCGGACGTCGACGTCAAGTTGCCCTGA
- a CDS encoding DUF7117 family protein codes for MKIRGERECTECGTRWSYYETGSVGCPACGNLRSVGVDDRTEHTDMPVVFDLTAVRNAIDEVSNDDLADRAREACREYIRRRGFISAGDLRDLDDSYLAASELLHVSDIVARDMRLEEREELYFLSLLRDADDGESSDAKRSSSEPQSDVGERPPAAEVPPSLRAARGLAYANAVRKYRRDVRTWVEDRELTTAERSALETLGEHVTRIRMLEGDVDPRTADRLIEATRDLANGLRGDEVAFSQAQDRLEGLEFDGSS; via the coding sequence ATGAAAATACGGGGTGAGCGAGAGTGTACGGAGTGTGGGACCCGCTGGTCGTACTACGAGACGGGCAGCGTCGGCTGTCCAGCCTGTGGGAACCTTCGCAGCGTCGGCGTCGACGACCGAACCGAACACACCGATATGCCAGTGGTGTTCGACCTCACGGCGGTTCGTAACGCCATCGACGAGGTCTCGAACGACGATCTCGCGGATCGCGCCCGCGAGGCGTGTCGCGAGTACATCCGCCGTCGCGGATTCATCAGCGCCGGCGACCTCCGGGACCTCGACGACAGCTACCTAGCTGCCAGCGAACTGCTCCACGTCTCCGACATCGTGGCCCGAGATATGCGTCTCGAGGAACGCGAAGAGCTCTACTTCCTTTCCCTGCTTCGCGACGCCGACGATGGTGAGTCGAGTGACGCGAAACGATCCTCGTCGGAGCCTCAATCCGACGTTGGCGAGCGCCCGCCCGCCGCGGAGGTTCCACCCTCCCTTCGCGCTGCCCGCGGCCTCGCGTACGCGAACGCCGTCCGCAAGTACCGCCGCGATGTCAGAACCTGGGTGGAAGACCGTGAGTTGACGACCGCCGAGCGCAGCGCTCTCGAGACCCTCGGCGAACACGTCACCCGCATTCGGATGCTCGAGGGCGACGTCGACCCCCGGACGGCCGACCGCCTGATCGAGGCGACCCGCGACCTCGCGAACGGGCTGCGCGGCGACGAGGTGGCGTTCTCGCAGGCACAGGACCGACTGGAGGGACTCGAGTTCGACGGGAGTAGCTGA
- a CDS encoding lysylphosphatidylglycerol synthase transmembrane domain-containing protein — MKRRIALGFVFAVALLALLVRAVGSQDIVAELSKANFRLLGLGLLSGLLALTFRGLVWERFISLVDDTMPRSRIAGIFLTAMFVKYATPYGQLATEPFVAYLVSRDGEMAYEDGLASIISADLLNYVPYYTFGFLALGMIAAGGAIGTGMSTQLTAFAVLFVVVASLVFVGVRRPIVVYRLVLGIAGVGRRIVGRFTDRFDQQLSDGAVRSRLDGFYTTVETITADKRTLVIASVYAHLGMAFLMLPVYIGAIALGYHLTLPVVAIVVALGKLGSVVPSPGGTGGVEAIVTAGLTTLGSLEPAAALTVALIYRLSTYWLTIGVGGISAAGLFIRGR; from the coding sequence GTGAAGCGTCGGATCGCCCTCGGTTTCGTGTTCGCCGTCGCCCTCCTCGCCCTCCTCGTTCGCGCCGTCGGTAGTCAGGACATCGTCGCGGAACTGTCGAAGGCCAACTTTCGATTGTTGGGTCTGGGGCTTCTCTCCGGACTGCTCGCACTGACCTTTCGCGGGCTGGTCTGGGAGCGATTTATTTCTCTGGTGGACGATACGATGCCCCGCAGTCGAATCGCCGGCATCTTTCTGACGGCGATGTTCGTCAAGTACGCGACGCCGTACGGCCAGCTCGCGACGGAGCCGTTCGTCGCTTATCTGGTCTCGCGCGACGGTGAGATGGCCTACGAGGACGGACTCGCGAGTATCATCTCCGCCGATCTGCTGAACTACGTCCCCTACTACACGTTCGGCTTTCTGGCCCTCGGGATGATCGCCGCCGGTGGCGCAATCGGAACCGGAATGAGCACCCAGCTCACCGCGTTCGCTGTTCTGTTCGTCGTCGTCGCGTCACTCGTATTCGTCGGCGTCCGTCGACCGATCGTCGTCTACAGGCTCGTCCTCGGGATCGCCGGAGTCGGTCGTCGCATCGTCGGTCGATTTACCGACCGGTTCGATCAACAGCTCTCTGACGGTGCCGTTCGGTCGCGACTGGACGGGTTCTATACGACGGTCGAGACGATAACCGCGGACAAACGGACCCTCGTAATCGCGTCCGTCTACGCCCACCTCGGCATGGCATTCCTGATGCTCCCGGTGTATATCGGCGCGATCGCACTGGGCTATCACCTCACGCTTCCCGTCGTCGCTATCGTCGTCGCGCTCGGAAAACTCGGATCAGTCGTCCCCTCTCCCGGCGGGACCGGCGGTGTCGAGGCGATCGTGACGGCCGGACTCACCACACTCGGGTCGCTCGAGCCAGCCGCTGCCCTGACCGTCGCACTCATCTATCGGCTCAGTACGTACTGGCTCACGATCGGGGTCGGCGGCATCTCCGCGGCCGGATTGTTCATCAGGGGGCGGTAG